CGGCACGCGGCGGATCGCCGCGCCCTGGTCGTCGGCATGCAGGCACAGCGATGCCTCGCGTGCGGTCGGCGCCCATACGGAGAAGCGGGTGCCATCCGGCGAGGGCTGCGCGCCGGGCATCGGCGCATCGACCGCGGAGGCATACAGGTCATCGAGTGCGCCAGGCAGCTGGGTCCTGGTCGCCTCCAGCACGCGGCCGCTCGCATCCTCGCGCACCAGCAGCAGGGCCTGGCGGTGCAGGGCACGCAGGCCGGCGTCGTCCAGGCCGGTGGCGAGGGTGGCGCCGGCCGTGACATGGCGGAAGCGCTGCATGACCTCGTCGGCCGGTTGCGCTGAAGGGGTCAGCCCGATCGCCCGCGCAGCGCCGCGTATGCGCTGGCCGGGCTTCGCCACGGGCAGGGTGTCACCGGCGTAGAGGCGGTAACGGCCATCGACCGGTGCCCCGGGCCAGCGCAGGGTATGGCGGTCCAGCCAGATCGCGCGCGCTTCGGGGTGGGTGCCGGCATCGGCGGCCAGGACCACGGCATCGCCCCCATCGCATGCGGCGGTCGACGGCACGGCCGCCTGCGACGGCAGGGCGGCAAGCAGCAGGACGCAGCCGCCGGCCGCGCCAAACACATGGAACATGGCGCGCATGGTGCGCCGTTGCAGGCTATGTCGCATCGTCCCTCCCAGAACGCTCCGCGGCTGCGGCAGCGGGCCGCGACGCGAGGGGCCGAACTATTCCACGGGTGCACTGCAGCATGGGCGGGCATGCCGATGAATACGTATGCATGTGCTGTGCGTCGCGCGCTGGCGCCGCCTACCATGCCGGCAGCACCGCCGGCCGGCGGCTCGAGACATGACGATTCCCGGAGGGGGGAACGCTTGATGGATCGCAAACCACGCCTGTCGTTCTGGCAGATCTGGAACATGTGCTTCGGCTTCCTGGGCATCCAGTTCGGATTCGCCCTGCAGAACGCCAACGTCAGCCGCATCTTCCAGACCCTTGGCGCGGACATGGAACAGGTGCCCGGGCTGTGGATCGCCGCGCCGCTGACCGGCCTGCTGGTGCAGCCGGTGGTGGGCTACCTGTCCGACCGCACCTGGTCCCCGCTGGGCCGCCGTCGCCCGTACTTCCTCGCCGGCGCGGTGCTGGCGACGATCGCCCTGTTCTTCATGCCGCACTCGCCGACGCTGTGGATCGCGGCCGGCATGCTGTGGATCCTGGACGCGTCGATCAACATCTCGATGGAGCCGTTCCGCGCCTTCGTCGGCGACCAGCTGCCGCAGGAGCAGCGCGCCAGCGGCTACGCGATGCAGAGCTTCTTCATCGGCGCCGGCGCGATCATCGCCAGCCTGCTGCCGTGGCTGCTGGCCAAGGCCGGCGTGGCCAATACCGCCGGCCCGGGCGAAGTGCCCGATACCGTGCGCTACGCCTTCTACGTCGGCGGCGTGGTGCTGCTGGGCGCGATCGGCTGGACCGTGCTGCGCACCCGCGAATACGCCCCGGCCGAGCTGGCCCGCTTCGAGCAGGCTGAGCCGCCGGTGGAGCAGGCCGCCATCGCGGTGCCGGCGGCCGGTCCGCTGCCGGCGCTGGCCTGGCTGGTGGCCGGCCTGGCCCTGGCCGCGCTGATCGCCGCCAGCGGCTGGGACCGCATGCTCTACGTGCTGGCCGGCATGCTCGCCGCCTACGGCCTGCTCCTGCTGCTGGCGCGGGTGCTGCCTCCCGGCGGCATGCTGCCGTCCATCGCCGGCGACCTGCGCGCGATGCCGCGCACCATGCGCCGCCTGGCCGTGGTCCAGTTCTTCTCCTGGTTCGCCCTGTTCGCGATGTGGATCTACACCACCGCGGCGGTGGCTGGTACCCACTACGGCAGCAACGATCCGACCTCCGCCGCCTACAACGACGGCGCCAACTGGGTGGGCGTGCTGTTTGCCGCCTACAACGGCTTCGCCGCGCTGGCGGCGGTGGTGATCCCGTGGCTGGCCGGGCGCCTCGGCCTGCGCGGCACCCACGTATTCAACCTGTGCCTGGGCGCGCTGGGCCTGCTGTCCTTCCTGTGGGTGCGCGATCCGCAGTGGCTGCTGCTGTCGATGGTCGGCGTGGGCTTCGCCTGGGCCTCGATCCTCTCGCTTCCCTACGCAATGCTGTCGGACTCGCTGCCGGCGGCCAAGATGGGTGTGTACATGGGCATCTTCAATTTCTTCATCGTGATCCCGCAGCTGGTCGCGGCCAGCCTGCTCGGTTTCCTGCTGCGCGCGCTGTTCGGTGGCCAGCCGCTGTGGGCCCTGGCCCTGGGCGGCGCCAGCCTGCTGGTGGCGGCGGCCTGCGTGTTCGCCGTGCCGCGTCCGGCGGAGGCCCGCGCATGAGCCGCGTGCTGCGCAAGTCCCTGCTCGGTGCCGCTCTGGCGCTGGCCGCCGCGCCGGCCTTCGCCCAGTCCATCTATGGCACCCGCGAGCCGTTCGCCAGCGAGGCGGTGTACTTCGTCCTGACCGACCGCTTCGTCAACGGCGACCCGGCCAACGACCACCGCGACCAGGGTGGCGAACACCACACCTTCGACCGCCCGCTGGAGCCCTGCGACGGCGTGGTCGGCAATGTCGGCTACCTCGGCGGCGACTTCCGCGGCCTGCTCGACAACGCCGGCTACATCGCCGACATGGGTTTCACCGCGGTGTGGATCACGCCGATCGTGGACAACCCGGACCAGGCCTTCACCGGCGGCGACCCGATCACCTGCGACGGCTTCCTGACCGACCAGGGCAAGACCGGCTTCCACGGCTACTGGGGCGTGAACTTCTACCGCCTGGACGAGCACCTGCCCAGCGCCGACCTGGACTTCGCCGGCCTGACCGCCGGCCTGCGCGGCCATGGCCTGAAGACCGTGCTGGACATCGTCGCCAACCACGGCTCGCCGGCCTGGACCATGCCGGTGGCGCAGCCGCAGTTCGGCCAGATCTTCGATGCGGAAGGCCGCCTGGTGGCCGACCACCAGAACCTGGAGCCGGAGCAGCTCGATCCGGCCGGCAACCCGCTGCACGCGTTCTACAACGCCAGGCGCGACCTGGCCCAGCTGTCCGACCTGGCCGCCGACAACCCGGCGGTCATGGACTACCTGGTCGGCGCCTACCTGAAGTGGATCGGGCAGGGGGTGGACGCGCTGCGCATCGATACCATCCGCCACCAGCCGCTGCCGTTCTGGAAGGCCTTCACCGACCGCATCCGCGCCGAGTACCCGGGCATGTTCATGTTCGGCGAGTCGTTCGACTACGAGGCGGCGGGCATCGCCGAATTCACCAAACCGGAGAACGGCGGCGTCAGCGTGCTCGACTTCCCGATGAAGAAGGCCATGGACGAGGTGTTCTCGCGCCAGGCTATCGGCGGCTTCGAGCGGCTGGCGCAGGCGCTGTACCTGGAGGATGGCCCGTACGCCAACCCGTACGACCTGGCCACCTTCTACGACAACCACGACATGCCGCGCATGGATGCCAGCGACGAGGGCTTCATCGACGCGCACAACTGGCTGTTCACCGCGCGCGGCATCCCGGTCGTCTACTACGGCTCGGAGATCGCGTTCATGGCCGGGCAGGGCGAGCACGGCGGCAACCGCGCCTACTTCGGCAGCGAGCGGATCGAGTCCGCGCCCGCGCATCCGGTGTACCAGCAGCTGCGGCGCATCGCCAACCTGCGCAAGGCCTCCCCGGCCCTGCAGCGCGGCGTGCAGCTGAACGTGGAGATGGAGGGCGACAGCGCGGTGTTCTACCGCGTCTACGAGGATGCCGGCCAGGCGCAGACCGCGCTGGTCCTGCTCAACAAGGGCGACCGGGCGCGCACCACCACGGTCAGCCGCATGCTCCAGCGCGGGCAGTGGCGCGACGGCTTCAGCGGCGAGACGGTCAGGGTCGGGGGCAAACTCAAGGTCGAGGTGCCGGCGCACGGCGTGCGCGTGTTCCTGTTCGACGGTCCGGTGACCCGCACCGACCTGCGCGCGGCCGCGCTGCGCGCAACCCCGGCGCAGTAAGCAGCCTGGCAAGGGCGGGCGTGCCGGCCGGCGGCCCGCGACGCCGGCTCAGCCCGGCCGCTGGCTGGATTCGCGGAGCACCAGCCGCACCGGCAGGCGCTGGCTTTCCACCGGCTCGCGCTGGACCAGGCGGATCAGGCTGTCGACCAGCACCTCGCCGGCCTGCTTGGTGTCCTGCTGCACGGTCGACAGTGGCGGCTGGGCGAAGCTGGCCATGGCGATGTCGTCGAAACCGGCCACGGCCACGTCCGCCGGCACGGCCAGGCCGTGCTCGCGCAGGGCCTTCATCGCGCCGAGGGCGATCAGGTCGCTGGCGCCGAACACTGCGTCGAAGACCTGGCCGGCGTCCAGCAGGGCGCGGGCGGCCTCGTAGCCGGACTGCTCGGTGGTGATGGCGTCGGCCTGCAGTTCGGGCAGGGGCTCGAGCCCGGCTTCCTGCAGCGCGGCCTGGTAACCGCGCCAGCGCTCGCGGAACTCCGGGTAATGCTCGGAGGCGTTGCCGAGGAAGGCGATCCGGCGGCAGCCGCGCTCCAGCAGGTGGGCGGTGATGTCGTGCCCGCCCTGGAAGTTGTCGCAGCCGATCGAGATCCCCGGCTCGCCCGGCAGGGCGGCGCCCCAGCGCACGAAGTGGGTGCCCTGTTCGACCAGCTGCTGCATCCGCGACTCCGACTCCAGGTAGTCGCCGTAGCCCAGCAGGATGATGCCGTCGGCCTTGTGGCTGTCGGCGAAGTCCGCGTGCCAGTTGGTCGACAGCTGCTGGAAGGAGACCAGCAGGTCGTAGCCACGCCGCGCGCAGGCCCGGGTGATCGAGCCGAGCATGGAGTGGAAGAAGGGGTTGATCAGCGAGTCGTCCGGGGTCGGATCCTCGAAGAACAGCAGGGCCAGGGTGCCGGACTGCTGGGCGCGCAGGTTGGACGCGTTCTTGTCGACCTTGTAGTTGAGCTCGCGGGCGATGGCGAGGATCCGGCGCCGGGTCTCCGGGCTGACCGACGGGCTGCCGCGCAGGGCACGGGAGACCGTGGGCTGGGAAACCCCGGCCAGGTGGGCGATGTCGAGCGAAGTGGCCTTTCCCCGGATGGTCATGCTGCCGGCTCCTCCGAGCCAGGGACTGCAATACAGCGAGCCGCCATGATGCCATGGCCCCCCGTACTGCGTCCGCCGGCCCGGCTGCGATAGAATCGGGGCCTCGCCGCCGGCACGGTGCCGGCGAGCCCAGGAGCAAGGTGGCCCGCGCAAGGCGCCGGCCGAGCGTGCGACATGAGCACTACCACCGCCCACCGCTGACGCCCGCCCAGGCTGCCAACCCGCAGGCGCCTGGTGGCGCTTTTTTGTTGGCCGCGATGCGGCCAACGGGATTCGGGATTCGAGATTGGGGATTGCCGCGCCGTCCCACTCGACCCGATCCCGCACTCGAATCCCGAATCCCCAATCCCGAATCCCGGCCCCCAAATGATCACCATCACGCTTCCCGACGGCAGCCAGCGACAGTTCGAAGGTCCCGTCACCGTGCTCCAGGTCGCCCAGTCCATCGGCGCCGGCCTGGCCAAGGCCACCGTTGCCGGCCAGGTCGACGGCAGGCTGGTCGATGCCTGCGACGTCATCGACCACGACGCCACCCTGCGCATCATCACTCCCAAGGACGAGGAGGGCGTGGAGATCATCCGCCACTCCTGCGCCCACCTGGTCGGCCACGCGGTCAAGCAGCTGTACCCGGAAGTGAAGATGGTCATCGGCCCGGTGATCGCGGAGGGCTTCTACTACGACATCTATTCCGAGCGCCCCTTCACCCCCGATGACATGGCCGCGATCGAGCAGCGCATGCGCGAGCTGATCGCCCAGGACTACGACGTCGTCAAGAAGATGACCCCGCGCGAGGAGGTCATCAATGTCTTCAAGGCGCGCGGCGAGGACTACAAGCTGCGCCTGATCGAGGACATGGGCCCGGAAGTGACCGCGATGGGCCTGTACTACCACCAGGAATACGTGGACATGTGCCGTGGCCCGCACGTGCCCAACACCCGCTTCCTGAAGGCCTTCAAGCTGACCCGCATCTCCGGCGCCTACTGGCGCGGCGACGCGAAGAACGAGCAGCTGCAGCGTATCTACGGCACCGCCTGGGCCGACGAGAAGCAGCTCAAGGCCTACATCCAGCGCATCGAGGAAGCCGAGAAGCGCGACCACCGCCGCATCGGCAAGCAGCAGGACCTGTTCCACCTGCAGGAAGAGGCCCCGGGCCTGGTGTTCTGGCACCCCAAGGGCTGGAGCGTGTGGCAGGTGGTGGAGCAGTACATGCGCCGCGTCTACCGCGAGACCGGCTACGGCGAGGTGCGCTGCCCGCAGATCCTGGACGTGAGCCTGTGGAAGAAGTCCGGCCACTGGGACAACTACCAGGACAACATGTTCTTCACCGAGTCCGAGAAGCGGACGTACGCGGTGAAGCCGATGAACTGCCCGGGCCACGTGCAGATCTTCAACCAGGGCCTGCACAGCTACCGCGACCTGCCGATCCGCTACGGCGAGTTCGGCTCCTGCCACCGCAACGAGCCCTCCGGCGCGCTGCACGGCATCCTGCGCGTGCGCGGCTTCACCCAGGACGACGGCCACGTGTTCTGCACCGAGCAGCAGATCGAGTCCGAGGTGCGCGCGTTCCACGCCCAGGCGCTGAAGGTCTATACCGACTTCGGCTTCGAGGACATCCAGATCAAGATCGCGCTGCGCCCGGACAACCGCCTCGGCGACGACGCCACCTGGGACAAGGCCGAGGACGCGCTGCGTTCGGCCCTGCGCGCCTCCGGCGTGGAGTGGCAGGAGCTGCCGGGCGAGGGCGCGTTCTACGGCCCGAAGATCGAATACCACCTCAAGGACGCCATCGGCCGCACCTGGCAGCTGGGCACCATGCAGGTGGACTTCATGATGCCCGGCCGCCTCGGCGCCGAGTACGTGGACGAGAACAGCCAGCGCAGGCACCCGGTCATGCTGCACCGCGCGATCGTCGGCTCCATGGAGCGCTTCATCGGCATCCTGATCGAGCACCACGCCGGCCAGTTCCCGGCCTGGCTGGCCCCGGTCCAGGCCGTGGTGATGAACATCACCGACGTCCAGGCTGAATACGTGAACGAAGTCCGGAAAGTCCTTGCAAATCAAGGCTTCCGCGTCGAGGCCGATTTGCGGAACGAGAAGATCGGCTTTAAGATCCGCGAGCACACGCTGCAGCGCGTGCCATACCTGCTGGTGGTCGGAGACCGCGAGAAGGAGAATGGCGCGGTGGCGGTGCGTACGCGTTCCGGCGAAGATTTGGGCACAATGTCGGTGTCCGACTTCGCCGATACCTTGCGTTCGCAGCAGTCGGCGTAAAACAGACAACCCGTGGCGGCCCCTGCCGCCACGGCCCAGACAACCCCCGGAGACTGGAATATCAGCACCCCCGAGAAACAAAACCGGAAGAACCAGGAGATCCGAGTCCCGCGCGTGCGCGTGATCGGATCCGATGGCGAGATGATCGGCGTCCTGTCGCGCGACGAGGCCCTGCGCCTTGCCGAAGAGGAAGGCCTTGACCTGGTCGAGATCCAGCCGAACGCGGATCCGCCGGTCTGCAAGGTCATGGACTTCGGCAAGTTCAAGTTCGAAATGCAGAAGAAGGCCAACGAGGCCAAGAAGAAGTCCCGCCAGGTCGAGATCAAGGAAGTGAAGTTCCGCCCGGTGACCGACGAGGGCGACTACCAGATCAAGCTGCGCAACATGCGCCGCTTCCTGGAGGAAGGCGACAAGGTCAAGGTGAACATCCGCTTCCGTGGCCGCGAGATGAGCCACCAGGAGCTGGGCCGGCAGATGGCCGCCCGGATCGAGGGTGACCTCGGCGAGGACATCGTGATCGAATCGCGCCCGCGCCTTGAAGGCCGGCAGATGGTCATGATGATCGCGCCGAAGAAGAAGTAAGCCGCCCCAGGGTGGCGAGGGGCCGGCCGCAAGGTCGCGGTCCCAGGCGAAGGGCGCCCCCGCGGCGCCCTTCGTCGCATCCGGCGTCCGCCAGGGCGGGCGCCCGTCGGCGGGGTGGTTCCCCGCGCGCGGCCACCCGCTGGGATGTAACCCCGCTGATTTGCAAAGGAAAGCCGGGCGGCGCATAATGCGCGGCTCCGGTTCGCCGGAGGGCTGGCAACAGCATCAGGACCCGCCGTGTTTCCCCTTGGGGATCAGCGGCTTATAGACCGGTATGGGCATGGATGGAAAGCGTGGGGTAACCCACCGCCCGTATCAGTGACAGTTCCCATCAAGGACATTCGCAATGCCCAAGATCAAGACCAACCGGGCGGCGGCCAAGCGTTTCCGCAAGACCGCCTCCGGCAAGTACAAGGCTGGCCACGCCAACCGTAGCCACATCCTCACCAAGAAAGCGACCAAGCGGAAGCGCAACCTCCGGCAGACGAACCACGTCCGTGCCGAGGACGCAGGCCGTCTGGACCGCATGCTCCCGTATCTCTGAGGAATTAGGAAATGGCACGAGTCAAGCGTGGCGTTCAGGCGCGCCGCCGTCACAAGAAGATCCTCGACCAGGCGAAGGGCTATTACAACGCCCGCCGCAAGGTCTATCGCGTCGCCAAGCAGGCGGTCATCAAGGCGGGCCAGTACGCCTACATCGGCCGCAAGCAGAAGAAGCGCAACTTCCGTTCGCTGTGGATCACCCGCATCAACGCGGCTGCCCGCGCCAACGGCATCAGCTACAGCCGCTTCATCAACGGCCTGCTGAAGGCCGGTATCACCCTGGACCGCAAGGTGCTGGCTGATATCGCCGTGCACGATGCCGCCGGCTTTACCGCGCTGGCAGAGAAGGCCAAGAGCGCTCTGGCGGCATAAGTTGCGAGTCACGCCGGGTCCTCGCGGACCTGGCGCGGACCACCGCATGCATGCATGGGGAAGGGCGCAAGTCCTTCCCCATTTTGTTTTCCGAGGGACCGTTTCCCATGAGCGATATCCAAACCCTGTCGGCGCGCGCGCTGGCCGACATCGCCGCGGCACAGACTCCCGAGGCGGTCGAGGCATTGCGCGTGGGCCTGCTGGGCAAGCAGGGCAGCATCACCTCCCAGCTCAAGCAGCTCGGCGCGCTGGCGCCGGAACAGCGCAAGGCCGCCGGCGAGGCGATCAACCGCGCCCGCGACGAGGTGTCGGCGGCGCTGGCCGCGCGCAAGGCGCTGCTGGAGGAGGCCGTGCTCGACGCGCGCCTGGCCGGCGAGGCGGTGGACGTCACCCTGCCGGGGCGCCTGGCCCAGCGCGGCGGGATCCACCCGATCTCGCGCACCCTGGAGCGGATCGCCAGCATCTTCGGCAACCTCGGCTACGAGCTGGCCGATGGCCCGGAGATCGAGGACGACTGGCACAACTTCGAGGCGCTGAACTTCCCGCCGCACCATCCGGCGCGCGCCATGCACGACACCTTCTACTTCGGCGACGGCCGCCTGCTGCGCACCCACACCTCGGGCGTGCAGGTGCGCTACATGGGCGACCACCGGCCGCCGCTGCGCATGATCGCCGCCGGCAAGGTCTACCGTTCGGACTCCGACCAGACCCATTCGCCGATGTTCCACCAGGTCGAGGGCCTGCTGGTCGACGAGACCTCGACCTTCGCCGACCTCAAGGGCACGCTCTCCGAGTTCGTGCGCGCGTTCTTCGAGCGCGACTTCCAGATGCGCTTCCGCCCCAGCTACTTCCCGTTCGTGGAGCCGGGCGCCGAGGTCGACATCGCCTGGCAGCAGCCGGACGGCAGCGTGCGCTGGCTGGAGGTCCTGGGTTGCGGCATGGTCCACCCGAACGTGCTGCGCAACTGCGGCATCGATCCGGAGCGCTACACCGGCTTCGCCTTCGGCCTGGGCGTGGAGCGCTTCGCGATGCTGCGCTACGGCGTCAACGACCTGCGCGCCTTCTTCGAGAACGATGTGCGGTTCCTCAGGCAGTTTGCCTGAGGGCGGGGATTGGGGATTCGGGATTGGGGATTCGTTCCCGGCCCGGACCCCAGACCCGGCATCGATGCGCAAGACGAATCCCGAATCCCGAATCCCGAATCCCGAATCCCGAATCACGGCTCCCAATGAAATTTTCCGAGAACTGGCTGCGCAGCCACGTGTCGACCCTGGCCAACCGCGACGGGCTCGCGGCCACGCTGACGGCCATCGGCCTGGAAGTCGAGGAAGTCACCGCCCTGGGCGATGGCCTGGCCGGCGTGGTGGTCGGCCGCATCGTGGAAGCCGTCCGCCACCCGGAGGCCGACCGCCTGCAGGTGTGCAAGGTCGACATCGGCAACGGCGAGCCGCTGCAGATCGTGTGCGGCGCGCCCAACGCGCGCGTCGGCCTGGCCGCGCCGCTGGCGACGGTCGGTTCCAACGTCGGCGGCATGTCGATCAGGGCCGCGAAGCTGCGCGGCGTGGAGTCGTTCGGCATGCTCTGCTCGGCGAAGGAGCTGGGCCTGGACAGCGATGCCTCCGGCCTGCTGGAACTGCCGGCCGATGCGCCGGTCGGCCAGCCGCTGGCCGGGTACCTGGGCCTGCCGGACGCCAGCATCGAGATCAAGCTGACCCCCAACCGCGCCGACTGCTTCAGCGTGCGCGGCATTGCCTACGACGTAGCCGCCGCGCTGGGCAGCGAGGTGGCGCCGATGGACAACGCGCCGGTGCCGGCCGCGACCGATGCGACCGTCGAGGTCGCGCTGGAAGCCGGCGAGCGCGTGCCGCGCTTCGTTGGCCGCGTGATCGAGGGCGTCGACCCGGCAGCCGCGACGCCGGTGTGGATGGCCGAGCGCCTGCGCCGTTCCGGCGTGCGTCCGATCAGCCTGCTGGTCGACGTCACCCAGTACGTGATGCTGGAGCTGGGCCAGCCGATGCACGCCTTCGACCTGGACAAGCTGGAGGCGCCGGTCGTCGTGCGCCCGGCGCGCCAGGGCGAGGTGCTGAAGCTGCTGGACGGACGCGACGCCACCCTGGATGGCGAGTTCCTGGTCGTGTCCGACAGCCGCGGCGGCCGTGGCGCGCGCGCCGTGGCCGTGGGCGGCATCATGGGCGGCGAGGACACCAAGGTCGGCGACAGCACCACCCGCGTGTTCCTCGAGGCCGCGCACTGGGTCCCCTCGGCCATCATCGGCCGCAGCCGCCGCCTGGGCCTGCACACCGATGCCGGGCACCGTTTCGAGCGCGGCGTGGATCCGGAGCTGCCGCGCGAGGCGGTCGAGTACGCCACCCGGCTGATCCTGGATATCGCCGGCGGGCGTCCCGGCCCGGTCACCGAGTCCACCGTGGCCGGCGCGCTGGCCGCGCCGCAGCCGATCGCGCTGCGGCGCGCACGCATCGCCCGCGTGCTCGGTACCGAGATCGCCGATGCCGAGGTCGAGCGCATCCTGCGCGCGCTGGGCATGGACGTTGCCGCCACCGCCGAGGGCTGGCAGGTGACTGCCCCGAGCCGACGCTTCGACATCGCGATCGAGGAAGACCTGATCGAGGAGCTGGCGCGCATCCACGGCTACGACCGCATCCCGGCCACCATCCCCGCCGGTCCGGCGCGGGTGGCCGCGGCCAGCGAGACCGTGCTGCCGGAGGCGGACCTGCGCCGCCACCTGGTCAGCCGCGACTACCTGGAAGCGGTGTGCTTCGCCTTCGTCGACCAGAGGCTGCTTGAAGCCTGGGGCTGCACCGAAGGCACCGTGCCGCTGGCCAACCCGCTCAGCGCCGAGCTGGCGGTGATGCGTCCACGCCTGCTGCCAGGCCTGGTCGACGCGCTGGCGCGCAATGCCGCGCGCCAGGCCGGCCGCGTGCGCCTGTTCGAGCTGGGCCGGGTGTTCGCCGCAGACGGCGAGCGCCAGCCCGGCGCCCCGGCCCCGCGCGAGACCCGGCGCATCGCCGCGGTCGCCTGCGGCCAGTCCATCGCCGAGCAGTGGGGCCAGAAGGCGCGTCCGCTGGATTTCCACGACCTCAAGGGCGACCTCGAGTCGCTGGCCGCCCAGTCCGGCGCGCAGCTGGCGTTCCGCCCCTCGGCCGCGCCGTTCGGCCATCCGGGTCGCAGCGCCGACGTGTACCGCACCGACCTGGAAGGCGGCGAGGTGCTGCTGGGCTGGATCGGCCAGCTGCATCCGCGCCTGGCCAGGGCGCTGGAACTGGACGTGGACGCCTACGGCTTCGAGCTGGACCTGGAACCGTTGCAGCAGCGTGCGCTGCCGCGTGCCCAGGCCCTGTCGCGTTTCCCGGCCGTGCGCCGCGACCTGGCCTTCGTGGTCGCCGAGCAGGTGGCCTGGGCCGACCTGGCCGCCAGTGTCCGTGCCGCGGCCGGCGAGGTCCTGCGCGAGCTGCAGCTGTTCGACCGCTACCAGGGTCCGGGCGTTGAATCCGGGTTCAAGAGTCTGGCTATGGGCTTGATTTTGCAGGACAACACGCGCACTCTGACCGATCAAGACGCCGATGCCGTGGTGTCCCGCGTGGTGGCCGCCCTCGATAGCAGCCACGGTGCGAAGATCCGCGGCTGATACGGGGAAAAGGAATGGCACTGACCAAGGCGGAGATGGCCGAGCGTCTTTTTGACGAAGTCGGCCTGAACAAGCGCGAGGCGAAGGAGTTCGTCGACGCGTTCTTCGACGTGTTGCGCGAGGCGCTGCAGGACGGGCGGCAGGTCAAGCTGTCCGGCTTCGGCAACTTCGACCTGCGCCGCAAGAACCAGCGGCCGGGGCGCAACCCGAAGACCGGCGAGGAGATCCCGATCTCCGCGCGCACCGTGGTCACCTTCCGCCCGGGCCAGAAGCTCAAGGAGCGCGTGGAAGCCTACGCGGGAGTGGCGCCGAATGCTTGATCCGGGCAGCAACCGCGAACTTCCGCCGATCCCCGCCAAGCGCTACTTCACCATCGGCGAGGTCAGCGAACTGTGCGACGTGAAGCCGCACGTGCTGCGCTACTGGGAGACCGAGTTCCCCAGC
This genomic interval from Pseudoxanthomonas suwonensis 11-1 contains the following:
- a CDS encoding MFS transporter — its product is MDRKPRLSFWQIWNMCFGFLGIQFGFALQNANVSRIFQTLGADMEQVPGLWIAAPLTGLLVQPVVGYLSDRTWSPLGRRRPYFLAGAVLATIALFFMPHSPTLWIAAGMLWILDASINISMEPFRAFVGDQLPQEQRASGYAMQSFFIGAGAIIASLLPWLLAKAGVANTAGPGEVPDTVRYAFYVGGVVLLGAIGWTVLRTREYAPAELARFEQAEPPVEQAAIAVPAAGPLPALAWLVAGLALAALIAASGWDRMLYVLAGMLAAYGLLLLLARVLPPGGMLPSIAGDLRAMPRTMRRLAVVQFFSWFALFAMWIYTTAAVAGTHYGSNDPTSAAYNDGANWVGVLFAAYNGFAALAAVVIPWLAGRLGLRGTHVFNLCLGALGLLSFLWVRDPQWLLLSMVGVGFAWASILSLPYAMLSDSLPAAKMGVYMGIFNFFIVIPQLVAASLLGFLLRALFGGQPLWALALGGASLLVAAACVFAVPRPAEARA
- a CDS encoding alpha-amylase family glycosyl hydrolase, with protein sequence MSRVLRKSLLGAALALAAAPAFAQSIYGTREPFASEAVYFVLTDRFVNGDPANDHRDQGGEHHTFDRPLEPCDGVVGNVGYLGGDFRGLLDNAGYIADMGFTAVWITPIVDNPDQAFTGGDPITCDGFLTDQGKTGFHGYWGVNFYRLDEHLPSADLDFAGLTAGLRGHGLKTVLDIVANHGSPAWTMPVAQPQFGQIFDAEGRLVADHQNLEPEQLDPAGNPLHAFYNARRDLAQLSDLAADNPAVMDYLVGAYLKWIGQGVDALRIDTIRHQPLPFWKAFTDRIRAEYPGMFMFGESFDYEAAGIAEFTKPENGGVSVLDFPMKKAMDEVFSRQAIGGFERLAQALYLEDGPYANPYDLATFYDNHDMPRMDASDEGFIDAHNWLFTARGIPVVYYGSEIAFMAGQGEHGGNRAYFGSERIESAPAHPVYQQLRRIANLRKASPALQRGVQLNVEMEGDSAVFYRVYEDAGQAQTALVLLNKGDRARTTTVSRMLQRGQWRDGFSGETVRVGGKLKVEVPAHGVRVFLFDGPVTRTDLRAAALRATPAQ
- a CDS encoding LacI family DNA-binding transcriptional regulator, coding for MTIRGKATSLDIAHLAGVSQPTVSRALRGSPSVSPETRRRILAIARELNYKVDKNASNLRAQQSGTLALLFFEDPTPDDSLINPFFHSMLGSITRACARRGYDLLVSFQQLSTNWHADFADSHKADGIILLGYGDYLESESRMQQLVEQGTHFVRWGAALPGEPGISIGCDNFQGGHDITAHLLERGCRRIAFLGNASEHYPEFRERWRGYQAALQEAGLEPLPELQADAITTEQSGYEAARALLDAGQVFDAVFGASDLIALGAMKALREHGLAVPADVAVAGFDDIAMASFAQPPLSTVQQDTKQAGEVLVDSLIRLVQREPVESQRLPVRLVLRESSQRPG
- the thrS gene encoding threonine--tRNA ligase, producing the protein MITITLPDGSQRQFEGPVTVLQVAQSIGAGLAKATVAGQVDGRLVDACDVIDHDATLRIITPKDEEGVEIIRHSCAHLVGHAVKQLYPEVKMVIGPVIAEGFYYDIYSERPFTPDDMAAIEQRMRELIAQDYDVVKKMTPREEVINVFKARGEDYKLRLIEDMGPEVTAMGLYYHQEYVDMCRGPHVPNTRFLKAFKLTRISGAYWRGDAKNEQLQRIYGTAWADEKQLKAYIQRIEEAEKRDHRRIGKQQDLFHLQEEAPGLVFWHPKGWSVWQVVEQYMRRVYRETGYGEVRCPQILDVSLWKKSGHWDNYQDNMFFTESEKRTYAVKPMNCPGHVQIFNQGLHSYRDLPIRYGEFGSCHRNEPSGALHGILRVRGFTQDDGHVFCTEQQIESEVRAFHAQALKVYTDFGFEDIQIKIALRPDNRLGDDATWDKAEDALRSALRASGVEWQELPGEGAFYGPKIEYHLKDAIGRTWQLGTMQVDFMMPGRLGAEYVDENSQRRHPVMLHRAIVGSMERFIGILIEHHAGQFPAWLAPVQAVVMNITDVQAEYVNEVRKVLANQGFRVEADLRNEKIGFKIREHTLQRVPYLLVVGDREKENGAVAVRTRSGEDLGTMSVSDFADTLRSQQSA
- the infC gene encoding translation initiation factor IF-3; translated protein: MSTPEKQNRKNQEIRVPRVRVIGSDGEMIGVLSRDEALRLAEEEGLDLVEIQPNADPPVCKVMDFGKFKFEMQKKANEAKKKSRQVEIKEVKFRPVTDEGDYQIKLRNMRRFLEEGDKVKVNIRFRGREMSHQELGRQMAARIEGDLGEDIVIESRPRLEGRQMVMMIAPKKK
- the rpmI gene encoding 50S ribosomal protein L35, encoding MPKIKTNRAAAKRFRKTASGKYKAGHANRSHILTKKATKRKRNLRQTNHVRAEDAGRLDRMLPYL
- the rplT gene encoding 50S ribosomal protein L20 is translated as MARVKRGVQARRRHKKILDQAKGYYNARRKVYRVAKQAVIKAGQYAYIGRKQKKRNFRSLWITRINAAARANGISYSRFINGLLKAGITLDRKVLADIAVHDAAGFTALAEKAKSALAA